One window from the genome of Hippoglossus hippoglossus isolate fHipHip1 chromosome 6, fHipHip1.pri, whole genome shotgun sequence encodes:
- the slc15a5 gene encoding solute carrier family 15 member 5, with protein sequence MVAGDFQRLPEGRSQLRRVSRTPRPDPGRPKKSRKKLQVIICVLLVELCERFAFFGIVCNMILFCTVKLGYDNYSAATVNLCFIGASTLTPVLVGWFAETFLGRAKVLYVCAVLHFFGTAMLPVVAFPFEDFYIDTHHMTHRLEPREQQILFYTGLLAAALGIGGIRAILCPMGAYSLQGYNQHQLLSFFNWFYWLVNLNSTVVFLGIAYIQQSVAKNLGFLIPFTSVLLALIAIHMMRNKLTYKPKKGGSLLTTLGVFLNSLKMCCLHYRHLSGDVVSWLDRAKENNGGRYSETHVENVKVLAKLFPLYGLQLLYRACITQIPSGYYIQTMNSNLHLNDLLLPIGAMNVISILPLLLLAPLIECVSTCYLSMEKAPMAPAKVITLGHACATLSVLVAGLTELQRKTHPLVEQTLSGKVLQVSSMPYFQLAPQYILLGLAEALVTPACSLISFQLTPSHIRGISLHFLTLSYGGGCFLGAFIVQLAYFLSGGNFYPNILHDGNLERYFFLLASLMAINTLVFWRVSYRYIDLSVQGKALTISPLTEKLLRYKACLRFYDTVDRSYTNSSIDSVL encoded by the exons ATGGTGGCAGGAGACTTTCAGAGACTGCCAGAGGGCAGGAGCCAACTGCGACGAGTCTCCCGGACGCCTCGTCCAGACCCGGGGCGGCCGAAGAAGTCCCGCAAGAAGCTCCAAGTCATCATCTGcgtgctgctggtggagctgtgTGAAAGATTTGCTTTCTTTGGGATTGTGTGCAACATGATTCTCTTCTGCACTGTGAAGCTCGGCTATGACAACTACTCAGCTGCGACAGTCAACCTGTGCTTCATAGGAGCCAGCACCCTGACCCCGGTTCTGGTGGGGTGGTTCGCAGAAACCTTCTTAGGAAGGGCCAAAGTGCTCTACGTGTGTGCTGTTCTTCATTTCTTTG GTACAGCCATGCTGCCCGTGGTGGCTTTTCCCTTTGAGGATTTCTACATCGACACTCATCACATGACCCACCGGCTGGAGCCCCGGGAGCAGCAGATCTTGTTCTACACCGGCCTGCTGGCTGCCGCTCTGGGCATCGGCGGCATCCGGGCCATCCTCTGCCCCATGGGTGCCTACAGCCTGCAGGGCTACAACCAGCACCAGCTCCTGTCCTTCTTCAACTG GTTCTACTGGTTGGTGAACCTGAATtccactgttgtgtttctgggTATTGCGTACATCCAGCAGTCTGTGGCCAAAAATCTGGGCTTCCTCATCCCCTTCACCTCAGTGCTGCTGGCGCTCATCGCCATACACATGATGCGCAACAAACTCACCTACAAACCCAAGAAAG GTGGATCCTTGCTGACCACACTGGGCGTCTTCCTGAACTCTCTCAAGATGTGCTGCCTCCACTATCGGCACCTGAGTGGAGATGTGGTGTCTTGGTTGGACCGGGCCAAGGAGAACAACGGTGGTCGCTACAGTGAGACGCACGTGGAGAACGTTAAAGTCCTGGCAAAGCTCTTCCCTCTTTATGGCCTCCAGCTGCTGTACAGAGCCTGCATCACACAG ATTCCCTCAGGTTACTACATACAGACGATGAACTCCAACCTTCACCTGAACGACCTGCTGTTGCCTATTGGAGCCATGAATGTGATCAgcatcctgcctctgctgctcttaGCCCCGCTGATCGAGTGCGTCTCTACCTGCTACCTCTCCATGGAAAAGGCTCCTATGGCCCCTGCGAAAGTCATCA CTCTGGGCCATGCATGTGCCACTCTGTCAGTCCTGGTGGCAGGtttgactgagctgcagaggaagactcatccgctggtggagcagaCGCTGTCCGGGAAGGTCCTGCAGGTGTCGTCCATGCCGTATTTCCAGCTGGCTCCCCAGTACATCCTGCTTGGTCTGGCAGAGGCTCTCGTCACCCCTGCAT GTTCCCTCATATCTTTCCAACTGACCCCGAGCCATATCAGAGGCATCTCCCTGCACTTCCTCACTCTGTCCTACGGAGGGGGCTGTTTTCTTGGAGCCTTTATCGTCCAGCTAGCGTACTTTCTCtctggag GTAACTTCTACCCAAACATACTGCATGATGGGAATCTGGAGAGGTACTTCTTCCTCCTGGCCTCACTGATGGCTATTAATACCCTTGTCTTTTGGAGAGTATCTTACAG GTACATAGACCTGAGTGTGCAGGGCAAAGCACTGACCATCAGCCCTCTGACCGAGAAGCTGCTGCGTTACAAGGCCTGCCTGCGTTTCTACGACACCGTGGATCGCTCCTACACAAACAGCTCCATCGACTCTGTTCTATGA
- the LOC117762959 gene encoding coiled-coil domain-containing protein 34-like isoform X1, with amino-acid sequence MSGAGGKMSNCPSSASLVFSSTPLKSSGRGKDVHAPGGLEDGVLSDDEDTFSLLSPIYHDSFESEEEDLELSPGEEDSPRQSLQSGLSVSPVSYRCELPKRPVEQMFSSAVQPSASPTLSAWEMWLVNKAKEDRLKLEKKAEEEGLLKEKQQQEEREREQKKMVIEEKIQEWLKIKSEQEKHEQLVKQGKEEEEMQRRLEKQREIEQKAQLKYRDWLQKKNREKVEKEKKEKEEAALKEEQEKERRKRAEEKFKEWVTTTNEKSRTVPKSPCCPTSPYDKSYPSPSYVNPIPWKPIPTPPPETSLNETSGNKPQKQRKNQQSSRTTCRLRNVVSAAQMLPGR; translated from the exons ATGTCTGGAGCTGGAGGGAAGATGTCGAACTGTCCCTCCTCTGCCTCGCTGGTCTTCAGCTCGACCCCTCTGAAGAGCAGCGGCCGGGGGAAAGATGTCCACGCACCCGGGGGCCTGGAGGACGGAGTCCTGTCCGACGACGAGGACACGTTCTCCCTGCTCTCCCCCATCTACCATGACAGTTttgagagtgaggaggaggatctggAGCTCAGTCCGGGTGAGGAGGACTCACCCCGGCAGAGCCTCCAGTCCGGACTCAGCGTCTCTCCAGTCAG TTATAGGTGTGAGCTTCCAAAAAGACCCGTTGAGCAGATGTTCAGTTCGGCGGTGCAGCCTTCGGCCTCACCTACCCTGAGTGCATGGGAGATGTGGCTGGTGAACAAAGCCAAAGAGGATCGACTCAAACTGgaaaagaaagcagaggag GAGGGCTtactcaaagaaaaacaacaacaagaagaaagGGAGCGTGAACAGAAAAAGATGGTCATTGAAGAGAAGATCCAAGAATGGCTTAAGATCAAAAGTGAACAG GAGAAACATGAGCAGCTTGTGAAacaggggaaggaggaggaggagatgcagaggcGGTtggaaaaacagagggagattGAACAGAAAGCTCAGCTGAAGTACAGAGACTGGCTGCAGAAGAAGAACCgagaaaaagtagaaaaagaaaagaaggagaaa GAGGAAGCTGCCCtgaaagaggagcaggaaaaaGAGCGCCGCAAGAGGGCAGAGGAGAAGTTTAAGGAATGGGTGACGACGACCAATGAAAAAAGCAGAACAGTTCCCAAATCACCTTGCTGCCCAACAA GTCCCTATGACAAATCCTACCCATCACCCAGCTACGTCAATCCCATCCCATGGAAGCCGATTCCCACACCACCTCCAGAGACATCGCTGAATGAGACCTCTGGGAATAAACctcagaaacaaagaaaaaaccaGCAAAGCTCCAGGACGACTTGTAGACTTAGAAATGTGGTGAGTGCTGCACAGATGCTGCCGGGGAGATGA
- the LOC117762959 gene encoding coiled-coil domain-containing protein 34-like isoform X2 produces the protein MSGAGGKMSNCPSSASLVFSSTPLKSSGRGKDVHAPGGLEDGVLSDDEDTFSLLSPIYHDSFESEEEDLELSPGEEDSPRQSLQSGLSVSPVRCELPKRPVEQMFSSAVQPSASPTLSAWEMWLVNKAKEDRLKLEKKAEEEGLLKEKQQQEEREREQKKMVIEEKIQEWLKIKSEQEKHEQLVKQGKEEEEMQRRLEKQREIEQKAQLKYRDWLQKKNREKVEKEKKEKEEAALKEEQEKERRKRAEEKFKEWVTTTNEKSRTVPKSPCCPTSPYDKSYPSPSYVNPIPWKPIPTPPPETSLNETSGNKPQKQRKNQQSSRTTCRLRNVVSAAQMLPGR, from the exons ATGTCTGGAGCTGGAGGGAAGATGTCGAACTGTCCCTCCTCTGCCTCGCTGGTCTTCAGCTCGACCCCTCTGAAGAGCAGCGGCCGGGGGAAAGATGTCCACGCACCCGGGGGCCTGGAGGACGGAGTCCTGTCCGACGACGAGGACACGTTCTCCCTGCTCTCCCCCATCTACCATGACAGTTttgagagtgaggaggaggatctggAGCTCAGTCCGGGTGAGGAGGACTCACCCCGGCAGAGCCTCCAGTCCGGACTCAGCGTCTCTCCAGTCAG GTGTGAGCTTCCAAAAAGACCCGTTGAGCAGATGTTCAGTTCGGCGGTGCAGCCTTCGGCCTCACCTACCCTGAGTGCATGGGAGATGTGGCTGGTGAACAAAGCCAAAGAGGATCGACTCAAACTGgaaaagaaagcagaggag GAGGGCTtactcaaagaaaaacaacaacaagaagaaagGGAGCGTGAACAGAAAAAGATGGTCATTGAAGAGAAGATCCAAGAATGGCTTAAGATCAAAAGTGAACAG GAGAAACATGAGCAGCTTGTGAAacaggggaaggaggaggaggagatgcagaggcGGTtggaaaaacagagggagattGAACAGAAAGCTCAGCTGAAGTACAGAGACTGGCTGCAGAAGAAGAACCgagaaaaagtagaaaaagaaaagaaggagaaa GAGGAAGCTGCCCtgaaagaggagcaggaaaaaGAGCGCCGCAAGAGGGCAGAGGAGAAGTTTAAGGAATGGGTGACGACGACCAATGAAAAAAGCAGAACAGTTCCCAAATCACCTTGCTGCCCAACAA GTCCCTATGACAAATCCTACCCATCACCCAGCTACGTCAATCCCATCCCATGGAAGCCGATTCCCACACCACCTCCAGAGACATCGCTGAATGAGACCTCTGGGAATAAACctcagaaacaaagaaaaaaccaGCAAAGCTCCAGGACGACTTGTAGACTTAGAAATGTGGTGAGTGCTGCACAGATGCTGCCGGGGAGATGA
- the LOC117762960 gene encoding ras-related protein Rab-19, giving the protein MQWCRWAGSWRSHLPGQSAGPEIEDSFDFLFKIILIGDSDVGKTCVVQRFKSGIFIEKQQNTIGVDFTVRTLDIDGKKIKMQVWDTAGQERFRTITQSYYRSAHGAMVAYDISRRTTFESVPHWIREVEQYGASSVVLILIGNKSDLLDQRQVLFEDACTLAEKNGVLAALETSAKEAQNVETAFNLMARELLSRNGMTMVDEASQDHPEFMLSNSSHPVYGTVSSDKKCGC; this is encoded by the exons ATGCAGTGGTGCAGGTGGGCCGGCAGCTGGAGATCACACCTACCAGGACAG TCTGCAGGACCGGAGATTGAGGATTCCTTtgactttctttttaaaatcatccTCATTGGGGACTCGGATGTGGGGAAGACGTGCGTGGTTCAGAGATTCAAGTCTGGCATTTTCATCGAAAAGCAGCAAAACACCATCGGGGTCGACTTTACTGTTCGTACCTTGGACATCGATGGCAAGAAAATCAAG ATGCAGGTGTGGGACACAGCCGGACAGGAGCGTTTCCGCACCATAACTCAGAGCTACTACCGCAGTGCACATGGGGCGATGGTGGCCTACGACATCAGCCGCCGCACCACGTTTGAATCCGTCCCCCACTGGATCAGGGAGGTGGAGCAGTACGGAGCTTCCAGCGTGGTCCTGATACTCATAG GTAACAAGTCCGACCTCCTCGATCAGCGGCAGGTGTTGTTCGAGGACGCCTGCACTCTGGCAGAAAAAAACGGTGTCCTCGCTGCTCTAGaaacctcagccaaggaggcCCAGAATGTGGAGACGGCGTTCAACCTCATGGCCCGGGAGCTACTGTCACGCAACGGCATGACGATGGTAGACGAGGCCTCTCAAGACCACCCTGAGTTCATGCTTAGTAACAGCTCTCACCCTGTCTATGGTACCGTGTCTTCAGATAAAAAGTGTGGGTGCTGA
- the hdhd5 gene encoding haloacid dehalogenase-like hydrolase domain-containing 5 → MQRLGSVSRVLKLLKFSCEGAAGHVPGSSSASRPYSHVHPQGPGSFGLLFDIDGVLVRGRTLIPAAKECFKNLVDRDGKYKVPVVFVTNAGNCMRQTKAEHLSHLLEVEVSPDQVMLSHSPLRMFTQFHKMCVLVSGQGPVEEVAHNLGFQDVVTIDMLRDAYPLLDIVDQDRRPKGSIPPTKGIRPIDAVILFGEPIRWETNLQLIVDVLLTNGNPDNAWSSIQYPHIPVLACNMDLLWMAEAKDPRFGHGMFLVCLESLYKKITGHDLKYEALIGKPSVVTYNYAELLVRQQAERLGWTTPVKRLYAIGDNPMADIYGANLYNSYLQASRSSKAQKQAKSGGGGLEPSAETVDHGPKMTSAELGGASSVYGAEEDLPDKCSSILVCTGVYSRDQQELPSDTTQTVTEQHIFHGHRDFRFDPSLTQPSFVVQDVKEAVELVFQQEGWPLE, encoded by the exons ATGCAGAGACTCGGCTCAGTGAGCAGAgtcctgaagctgctgaagttCAGCTGCGAGGGAGCAGCCGGACATGTCCCCGGCTCGTCCTCCGCCTCAAGACCCTACAGCCAT GTCCATCCTCAGGGCCCCGGCTCCTTCGGGCTCCTCTTCGACATCGATGGGGTGCTGGTGCGGGGCAGGACGCTCATCCCTGCCGCCAAGGAGTGCTTCAAGAACCTGGTGGACCGCGATGGGAAATACAAAGTGCCCGTGGTGTTTGTCACCAATGCTGGGAACTGCATGAGGCAGACGAAAGCCGAACATCTGTCACAtctgctggaggtggag GTGTCTCCCGACCAGGTGATGCTGTCCCACAGTCCTTTGCGAATGTTCACCCAGTTCCACAAAATGTGCGTGCTGGTGTCTGGGCAGGGTCCGGTGGAGGAGGTCGCTCACAA TCTGGGCTTTCAGGATGTTGTTACCATTGATATGCTCAGAGACGCATATCCTCTTCTCGATATCGTCGATCAAGACCGAAGGCCCAAAGGCAGT ATTCCACCCACCAAAGGCATACGGCCGATAGACG CTGTGATTTTATTCGGCGAGCCAATCAGATGGGAGACAAACCTGCAGCTTATTGTTGATGTGCTCCTGACAAACGGGAACCCAGACAACGCCTGGAGTTCCATACAGTACCCTCACATCCCGGTCCTGGCCTGTAACATGGACCTGCTGTGGATGGCTGAGGCCAAGGATCCCAG GTTTGGTCACGGTATGTTTCTGGTGTGCTTGGAAAGCCTGTACAAGAAGATCACAGGCCATGATCTGAAGTACGAGGCTCTGATCGGTAAACCCAGCGTTGTCACGTACAACTACGCCGAGCTGCTGGTCAGACAGCAGGCGGAGAGACTCGGCTGGACCACACCGGTGAAGAGGCTGTATGCTATAGG CGACAATCCCATGGCAGACATATACGGCGCCAACCTCTACAACAGCTACCTCCAGGCTTCTCGGTCTTCCAAGGCCCAGAAGCAGGCTAAGAGTGGGGGAGGTGGTCTCGAGCCCTCGGCAGAAACTGTGGACCATGGCCCTAAGATGACATCAGCCGAGCTCGGCGGGGCATCCAGTGTATACGGGGCAGAGGAAGATCTTCCGGACAAGTGCAGCTCCATCCTGGTGTGCACTGGCGTGTACAGCAGAGACCAGCAGGAGCTGCCCTCGGACACAACGCAGACCGTCACAGAGCAACACATCTTCCACGGCCACCGGGACTTCCGCTTCGACCCCAGCCTCACACAGCCGTCCTTCGTGGTGCAGGATGTAAAGGAGGCGGTGGAGCTGGTGTTCCAGCAGGAGGGCTGGCCCCTGGAGTAG